From the Micromonospora sediminicola genome, one window contains:
- a CDS encoding nitroreductase/quinone reductase family protein, whose product MGTGPWHRQLRWMYRGGRPNRLARAMNALTAAQYAAGLGPRNWVTLEVPGRRTGRTVAVPLVVADHEGERYLVSMLGERVNWVANVRAAGGRAVLRRGRREPVRLVEVPVAQRPPILRRHLALAPGARPHVPVDRDAPLADFTRVAADLPVFRIIAAE is encoded by the coding sequence ATGGGTACGGGGCCGTGGCACCGACAGCTGAGGTGGATGTACCGGGGTGGCCGGCCGAACCGGCTCGCCCGGGCGATGAACGCCCTGACCGCGGCGCAGTACGCCGCCGGCCTGGGTCCGCGGAACTGGGTCACCCTGGAGGTGCCGGGCCGGCGCACCGGCCGGACCGTCGCCGTGCCGCTCGTGGTCGCCGACCACGAGGGCGAGCGCTACCTGGTGTCCATGCTGGGCGAACGGGTCAACTGGGTGGCCAACGTCCGCGCCGCCGGCGGACGCGCGGTGCTGCGACGGGGCCGCCGGGAACCGGTGCGGCTGGTCGAGGTGCCGGTGGCGCAGCGGCCGCCGATCCTGCGCCGCCACCTGGCGCTGGCCCCCGGCGCGCGTCCGCACGTCCCGGTGGACCGCGACGCCCCGCTCGCCGACTTCACCCGGGTCGCCGCCGACCTCCCGGTCTTTCGGATCATCGCGGCGGAATGA
- a CDS encoding glycogen debranching protein, translated as MSRPRPVLALLLATVLAAVGLTAAAPPAGAAVEARALGARYDATGSTITFRVHSTAATRIAVYLYATPAGAAEKVSHVLTRDASGVYAVTVDVATLRTTHGITGTVWYGYRAWGPNWPYSSAWTKGSAAGFVADVDAAGNRFNPNKLLVDPYARELSHDPLRPGATDDSVYASGPAYRTVDSGPYAPKGAVLAAAPTGATGVKPTRPLKDDVIYEVHVRGLTRDDPSVPAAWQGTYRGAATKAGYLASLGVTAVEFLPVQETQNDTNDVDPTGTAGDNYWGYMTLNWFAPDRRYAADRSPGGPTREFQAMVRAFHDAGIKVLLDVVYNHTGEGGARTAGGATVYDLWSWRGLDNPTYYSLTADRQAPYDNTGVGGNYNTYHPVAQDLIVDSLAYWKDTLGVDGFRHDLATVLGNTCQHGCYRYSRTDPGTALNRIVREMPPRPATGGAGVDWIGEPWAIGDGTYQVGNLPAGWSEWNGQYRDTVRSDQNRMGYDPVTPGRLATRIAGSADLYGDDGRRPGNSVNFLVAHDGFTLRDLYACNAKNNTQPWPYGPSDGGSDDNRSWDQGGVPADQRRAARTGQALLLLSAGTPMLTGGDEVLRGVRCNNNPYNLDSPANWLNWSPDGNQTTFRTFTSRLAAFRAAHPALRPATFYSAGDGNGNGMAQLSWFTPAGAAPDAAYWDDPNNHALGWRIDGTEFGDPAPAVYVGYNGWSGDVSFTLPAPGPGRQWYRVTDTSTWAEGPDQVARPGAEVAVGGQGTTYLLRGRGLLLLVAR; from the coding sequence ATGTCCAGACCCCGTCCGGTCCTCGCCCTCCTCCTCGCCACGGTGCTGGCCGCCGTGGGCCTCACCGCCGCCGCCCCACCCGCCGGCGCCGCCGTCGAAGCCCGCGCGCTCGGCGCCCGCTACGACGCCACCGGCTCGACCATCACGTTCCGGGTCCACTCGACCGCCGCCACCCGCATCGCCGTCTACCTGTACGCCACCCCCGCCGGCGCGGCCGAGAAGGTCAGCCACGTGCTGACCCGGGACGCCTCCGGCGTCTACGCCGTCACCGTCGACGTCGCCACGCTGCGCACCACCCACGGCATCACCGGCACCGTCTGGTACGGCTACCGCGCCTGGGGGCCGAACTGGCCCTACAGCAGCGCCTGGACGAAGGGCTCGGCCGCCGGTTTCGTGGCCGACGTCGACGCCGCCGGCAACCGGTTCAACCCCAACAAGCTGCTGGTCGACCCGTACGCGCGGGAACTGAGCCACGACCCGCTGCGCCCGGGCGCGACCGACGACTCGGTGTACGCCTCCGGACCGGCGTACCGGACCGTGGACAGTGGCCCGTACGCGCCGAAGGGCGCCGTGCTCGCCGCCGCCCCGACCGGCGCCACCGGCGTCAAGCCCACCCGCCCGCTCAAGGACGACGTGATCTACGAGGTGCACGTGCGCGGCCTCACCCGCGACGACCCGAGCGTGCCCGCGGCCTGGCAGGGCACCTACCGCGGCGCCGCGACGAAGGCCGGCTACCTCGCCTCGCTCGGCGTGACCGCGGTGGAGTTCCTGCCGGTGCAGGAGACGCAGAACGACACCAACGACGTCGACCCGACCGGCACCGCCGGGGACAACTACTGGGGTTACATGACCCTGAACTGGTTCGCCCCGGACCGGCGCTACGCCGCCGACCGGTCGCCGGGCGGGCCGACCCGGGAGTTCCAGGCGATGGTCAGGGCGTTCCACGACGCCGGCATCAAGGTGCTGCTCGACGTGGTCTACAACCACACCGGCGAGGGCGGGGCGCGCACCGCCGGCGGCGCGACCGTCTACGACCTGTGGTCCTGGCGTGGCCTGGACAACCCGACCTACTACTCGCTGACCGCCGACCGGCAGGCGCCGTACGACAACACCGGCGTCGGCGGCAACTACAACACCTACCACCCGGTCGCCCAGGACCTGATCGTCGACTCGTTGGCCTACTGGAAGGACACGCTCGGCGTCGACGGGTTCCGGCACGACCTCGCCACCGTCCTGGGCAACACCTGCCAGCACGGCTGCTACCGGTACAGCCGCACCGACCCGGGCACCGCGCTCAACCGCATCGTGCGGGAGATGCCGCCCCGGCCGGCCACCGGGGGCGCCGGGGTCGACTGGATCGGCGAGCCGTGGGCGATCGGCGACGGCACCTACCAGGTCGGCAACCTCCCGGCCGGCTGGTCGGAGTGGAACGGCCAGTACCGGGACACCGTGCGCAGCGACCAGAACCGGATGGGCTACGACCCGGTCACCCCGGGCCGGCTCGCCACCCGGATCGCCGGCTCCGCCGACCTCTACGGCGACGACGGCCGCCGGCCGGGCAACTCGGTGAACTTCCTGGTCGCCCACGACGGGTTCACGCTGCGCGACCTGTACGCCTGTAATGCCAAGAACAACACCCAGCCCTGGCCGTACGGCCCGTCGGACGGCGGCAGCGACGACAACCGCTCGTGGGACCAGGGCGGCGTCCCGGCCGACCAGCGTCGGGCCGCCCGCACCGGGCAGGCGCTGCTGCTGCTCTCCGCCGGCACCCCGATGCTGACCGGCGGCGACGAGGTGCTGCGCGGGGTGCGCTGCAACAACAACCCGTACAACCTGGACTCGCCGGCGAACTGGCTGAACTGGAGCCCGGACGGCAACCAGACCACGTTCCGCACCTTCACCTCGCGGCTGGCCGCGTTCCGGGCCGCGCACCCGGCGCTGCGCCCGGCGACCTTCTACTCCGCCGGTGACGGCAACGGCAACGGGATGGCGCAGCTGAGCTGGTTCACCCCGGCCGGGGCCGCGCCGGACGCCGCGTACTGGGACGACCCAAACAACCACGCGCTCGGCTGGCGGATCGACGGCACCGAGTTCGGCGACCCGGCGCCGGCGGTCTACGTCGGCTACAACGGCTGGTCCGGCGACGTGAGCTTCACGCTGCCCGCGCCCGGCCCCGGCCGGCAGTGGTACCGGGTCACCGACACCTCCACCTGGGCGGAGGGGCCGGACCAGGTGGCTCGTCCGGGCGCCGAGGTGGCGGTGGGCGGCCAGGGCACGACCTACCTGCTGCGCGGCCGGGGACTGCTGCTGCTGGTCGCCCGCTGA
- a CDS encoding FUSC family protein gives MAAGTGGRTATAVREAAGRLRRGWVPVVEATLAATVAWVLATRIVGHPQPFFAPAAALIVLGQARGQRMRRAVEVVLGVAAGVLVADLVVQALGPRTTWTVLTVILLTVALAVAVGASSVTVVQAAVSALYLVVVSPPTESLVPFRFVDALIGGAVAVVASQLVDARRPLAPLVAEFRHTFAELAGVLDDVAAALDDTDDEAALAALERARHADAGVERLRGAVQAAGEALRLNVRRRRHLGRLRSVEGSIRQIDYAVRNVRVLARAAVTLTRSPAPVPADLGAAVRTLGDAVRSAGDALAADLDGQEQIADSHAARVDVAALEAVRSAGRLFTAGPTLPLAMIIGQVRATAIDLLRGVGVDDDATVLSRVDTAVGGPER, from the coding sequence ATGGCAGCGGGAACCGGTGGCCGGACCGCGACGGCGGTCCGGGAGGCGGCCGGAAGGCTGCGGCGGGGTTGGGTGCCGGTGGTCGAGGCGACGCTGGCGGCCACCGTCGCCTGGGTCCTCGCCACCCGGATCGTCGGGCACCCGCAGCCGTTCTTCGCCCCCGCCGCCGCCCTCATCGTGCTCGGGCAGGCCCGCGGCCAGCGGATGCGCCGGGCGGTGGAGGTGGTGCTCGGCGTCGCCGCCGGCGTGCTCGTCGCCGACCTGGTGGTGCAGGCGCTCGGGCCGCGGACCACCTGGACCGTGCTCACCGTCATCCTGCTCACCGTCGCGCTGGCGGTGGCGGTCGGGGCCAGCTCGGTCACCGTGGTGCAGGCAGCGGTCTCCGCGCTCTACCTGGTGGTGGTCTCACCGCCGACCGAGTCGCTGGTCCCGTTCCGGTTCGTCGACGCGCTCATCGGCGGCGCGGTGGCGGTGGTCGCCAGCCAGCTCGTCGACGCCCGCCGGCCGCTCGCCCCGCTGGTCGCCGAGTTCCGGCACACCTTCGCCGAGCTGGCCGGCGTGCTCGACGACGTCGCCGCCGCGCTCGACGACACCGACGACGAGGCGGCCCTGGCCGCGCTGGAGCGGGCCCGGCACGCCGACGCCGGAGTGGAGCGGCTGCGGGGCGCGGTCCAGGCCGCCGGCGAGGCGCTGCGGCTCAACGTACGCCGCCGCCGGCACCTCGGCCGGCTGCGCTCGGTGGAGGGCTCGATCCGGCAGATCGACTACGCGGTCCGCAACGTGCGCGTGCTGGCCCGCGCGGCGGTCACGCTCACCCGCAGCCCGGCGCCCGTCCCGGCCGACCTCGGCGCCGCGGTACGCACGCTCGGCGACGCCGTCCGCTCGGCCGGCGACGCACTCGCCGCCGACCTCGACGGGCAGGAGCAGATCGCCGACAGCCACGCCGCCCGGGTCGACGTCGCGGCGTTGGAGGCGGTCCGGTCGGCCGGGCGGCTGTTCACCGCCGGCCCGACGCTGCCGCTCGCGATGATCATCGGCCAGGTCCGGGCCACCGCCATCGACCTGCTGCGCGGTGTGGGCGTGGACGACGACGCCACGGTGCTCAGCCGGGTCGACACGGCGGTCGGCGGGCCGGAGCGCTGA
- a CDS encoding LacI family DNA-binding transcriptional regulator, whose amino-acid sequence MGTPTARPATLDDVARAAGVSRATASRVLGGYGFASADARARVGAAADRLGYVPDVTARALVRGAGVRLVVAVIGRAGTVLDDPYVHRVVSAASRVCAPHGVGVALEWLPLGDPSGLVRLGADRGVCGVILVNTTPTALAAVPARLRGRVVSIGTGSATVPSFDVDNAAGAEAVLRHLHATGRRRIAMVTGPRWLVCAERSVTAYRGLMRAAGLPERVVTGDFTTARGGRAALEALRRWPELDAVYAASDATAFGVIAALRGRGLRVPHDVAVAGFDDLPYAAVSSPPLTTATHPVDRIAAAAATAVLTRAPVAPTTAFASTLVTRESA is encoded by the coding sequence ATGGGCACGCCGACCGCACGACCCGCCACGCTCGACGACGTGGCGCGCGCCGCCGGGGTGTCGCGGGCCACCGCCTCCCGGGTGCTCGGTGGCTACGGCTTCGCCTCGGCGGACGCGCGGGCGCGGGTGGGCGCCGCCGCCGACCGGCTCGGCTACGTGCCGGACGTCACGGCAAGGGCGCTGGTGCGCGGCGCCGGGGTACGACTGGTGGTGGCCGTGATCGGCCGCGCCGGGACGGTGCTGGACGACCCGTACGTGCACCGGGTGGTGAGCGCCGCGTCGCGGGTGTGCGCGCCGCACGGCGTCGGGGTGGCGCTGGAGTGGCTGCCGCTGGGCGACCCGTCGGGGCTGGTCCGGCTCGGCGCCGACCGCGGCGTCTGCGGCGTGATCCTGGTCAACACCACCCCGACGGCGCTGGCGGCGGTGCCGGCCCGGCTACGCGGCCGGGTCGTCTCGATCGGCACCGGCTCGGCGACGGTGCCCTCGTTCGACGTGGACAACGCGGCCGGGGCCGAGGCGGTGCTGCGCCACCTCCACGCCACCGGCCGCCGCCGCATCGCCATGGTCACCGGTCCGCGCTGGCTGGTCTGCGCGGAGCGTTCGGTGACCGCGTACCGGGGGTTGATGCGCGCGGCGGGGCTTCCGGAGCGCGTGGTGACCGGCGACTTCACCACGGCCCGGGGCGGCCGGGCGGCGCTGGAGGCGCTGCGCCGGTGGCCGGAGCTGGACGCGGTCTACGCGGCCAGCGACGCCACCGCGTTCGGGGTGATCGCGGCGCTGCGCGGGCGGGGCCTGCGGGTGCCGCACGACGTCGCGGTCGCCGGCTTCGACGACCTGCCGTACGCCGCGGTGAGCAGCCCGCCGCTGACCACCGCGACCCACCCGGTCGACCGGATCGCCGCCGCCGCGGCCACGGCCGTGCTGACCCGGGCGCCGGTCGCGCCGACGACCGCCTTCGCGTCCACGCTGGTGACCCGGGAGAGCGCCTGA
- a CDS encoding MFS transporter produces the protein MSSTLDAPAGQRPPVPRPVLAARTGVAVVFALNGLAVASWFSRVPAVREALGLSPGRLGLLLLCMSVGALLAMPTAGLVTQRLGPARTVAVATLLVALGMTVAGLATGLAGWAPGVGLGLAAFGFGSGLCDVAMNVEGAAVEKRIGRTIMPRFHAAWSLGSVAGAGLGAGAARLGVPIEVHLPVLAVLILAGTLLGARAFLSAPAEAAGAGEPAARRRALLAAWREPRTLLVGLLVLVMAFTEGSANDWLAVAFVDGYGVSEAVGAAVFGVFVVGMTLGRTVGTVAIDRWGRVPVLFGTIGLAAAGATLAVLAGSGPLAVVGVALWGIGASLGFPVGMSAAADDEDKAPARVSVVAVIGYTAFLAGPPLLGFLGDHFGVLPALGLVPLLLLPTLALVPVLRQPAR, from the coding sequence GTGAGCAGCACCCTCGACGCACCGGCCGGGCAGCGGCCACCGGTGCCCCGGCCGGTTCTGGCCGCCCGCACCGGCGTCGCCGTCGTGTTCGCGCTCAACGGGCTGGCGGTGGCGAGCTGGTTCTCCCGGGTACCAGCGGTCCGGGAGGCGCTCGGGCTCAGCCCTGGCCGGCTCGGCCTGCTGCTGCTCTGCATGTCGGTGGGCGCGCTGCTGGCCATGCCGACCGCCGGTCTGGTCACCCAGCGGCTGGGCCCGGCCCGCACGGTGGCGGTGGCGACGCTGCTGGTCGCGCTCGGCATGACCGTGGCCGGGCTGGCCACCGGGCTGGCCGGCTGGGCGCCCGGCGTGGGGCTCGGGCTGGCCGCGTTCGGCTTCGGCTCGGGCCTGTGCGACGTGGCCATGAACGTCGAGGGCGCGGCGGTGGAGAAGCGGATCGGCCGCACCATCATGCCCCGGTTCCACGCCGCCTGGAGCCTCGGCTCGGTGGCCGGGGCCGGGCTGGGCGCCGGCGCCGCCCGCCTCGGCGTACCCATCGAGGTGCACCTGCCGGTGCTCGCGGTGCTGATCCTCGCCGGCACCCTGCTCGGCGCCCGGGCGTTCCTGTCCGCGCCGGCCGAGGCGGCCGGCGCGGGCGAGCCGGCGGCCCGCCGGCGGGCGTTGCTGGCCGCCTGGCGGGAGCCGCGCACCCTGCTGGTCGGCCTGCTGGTGCTGGTCATGGCGTTCACCGAGGGCAGCGCCAACGACTGGCTGGCGGTGGCGTTCGTGGACGGGTACGGGGTCAGCGAGGCGGTCGGCGCCGCCGTGTTCGGCGTGTTCGTGGTGGGCATGACGCTGGGCCGCACCGTCGGCACGGTCGCCATCGACCGGTGGGGGCGGGTGCCGGTGCTCTTCGGCACCATCGGGCTGGCCGCCGCCGGCGCCACCCTGGCCGTGCTGGCCGGCTCGGGCCCGCTGGCCGTGGTCGGCGTGGCGCTGTGGGGGATCGGCGCGTCGCTCGGCTTCCCGGTCGGGATGAGCGCCGCCGCCGACGACGAGGACAAGGCGCCGGCCCGGGTCAGCGTGGTCGCGGTGATCGGTTACACAGCGTTCCTCGCCGGCCCGCCGTTGCTCGGCTTCCTCGGCGACCACTTCGGGGTGCTGCCGGCGCTCGGCCTGGTGCCGCTGCTCCTGCTGCCCACGCTCGCGCTGGTCCCGGTGCTCCGCCAGCCGGCCCGCTGA
- the crcB gene encoding fluoride efflux transporter CrcB gives MTVLLIALGAALGAPLRYLTDRAVQSRHDSAFPWGTLTVNVVGSLLLGAVLAVPADPGVTALVGTGFCGALTTWSTLSYETLRLARSGARRHAYANVLASVVAGLGAAFLGYAVVAAF, from the coding sequence GTGACCGTCCTGCTGATCGCGCTCGGGGCCGCGCTCGGGGCGCCGCTGCGCTACCTCACCGACCGGGCCGTGCAGTCCCGGCACGACTCGGCCTTCCCGTGGGGCACCCTGACCGTCAACGTGGTCGGGTCGCTGCTGCTCGGCGCGGTGCTCGCCGTGCCCGCCGACCCCGGCGTGACGGCGCTGGTCGGCACCGGCTTCTGCGGCGCGCTGACCACCTGGTCGACGCTGAGCTACGAGACCCTGCGGCTGGCCCGCTCCGGTGCGCGCCGGCACGCGTACGCGAACGTGCTGGCCAGCGTGGTCGCCGGGCTCGGCGCGGCGTTCCTCGGCTACGCGGTGGTCGCGGCGTTCTGA
- a CDS encoding FluC/FEX family fluoride channel produces the protein MPVLVGGTVSRPPESRVDPDVDLRVPADRGELTAHPAAVLAVIAAGGVLGALARAGVQAAVPHPPTGLPWATLGVNVTGCLLIGVLMAVLTARPAGPLARPFLGVGVLGGFTTFSAYAVDAQRLVTAGAAGTALAYLALTVLGALVAVAVGDAVTARMLAARDGAAR, from the coding sequence ATGCCCGTCCTGGTGGGAGGCACCGTGTCACGACCGCCCGAGTCCCGCGTCGATCCGGATGTCGATCTCCGCGTACCCGCGGACCGGGGTGAACTGACCGCGCACCCGGCGGCGGTGCTCGCCGTGATCGCCGCCGGCGGCGTGCTCGGCGCGCTGGCCCGCGCCGGCGTGCAGGCCGCCGTCCCGCACCCGCCCACCGGGTTACCGTGGGCCACCCTCGGCGTCAACGTCACCGGCTGCCTGCTGATCGGCGTGCTGATGGCGGTGCTCACCGCCCGCCCGGCCGGCCCGCTGGCCCGCCCGTTCCTCGGCGTCGGGGTGCTCGGCGGGTTCACCACCTTCTCCGCGTACGCGGTGGACGCGCAGCGGCTGGTCACCGCCGGCGCGGCCGGGACGGCGCTGGCCTACCTGGCCCTGACCGTGCTCGGCGCGCTGGTCGCGGTGGCGGTCGGGGACGCGGTGACCGCCCGGATGCTCGCCGCCCGGGACGGGGCGGCCCGGTGA
- a CDS encoding MFS transporter: protein MAPRTSALPGGLLALAIGAFGIGLTEFVIMGLLPQVAADFAVSESVAGWLISGYALSVAVGGVALTAAVTRLRRKPVLLGLMVLFIAGNLLSALSGDYATMLAGRIVAALRHGAFFGIGAVVAAGLVPPARRAGAIAMMFAGLTVANVLGVPFGTFLGQHFGWRSTFWAITGIGVLALAGLALLVPGRGPATDAATGGGLRGELRAFTRAQVWFSLVVTVLGFGGMFGAFTYIAYTLTEVSGFATGTVPWLLVLFGVGLFAGNLAGGRAADRSLSTTLVTVLAVLTLVLVGFALTAASPALTVVALVLMGAFGFATVPPLQMRIMRYAHEAPTLASGANIAAFNLGNALGAWIGGLTIGAGLGFTAPIWAGAALTLLGLAVLLVAERAARHTRHDPTPAPRDLAGATR from the coding sequence GGGGCTGCTCCCCCAGGTCGCCGCCGACTTCGCGGTCAGCGAGTCGGTCGCCGGCTGGTTGATCTCCGGGTACGCGCTCAGCGTCGCGGTCGGCGGGGTGGCGCTCACCGCGGCGGTCACCCGGCTGCGCCGCAAGCCGGTGCTGCTCGGGCTGATGGTGCTCTTCATCGCCGGCAACCTGCTCTCCGCGCTTTCCGGCGACTACGCCACCATGCTCGCCGGCCGGATCGTCGCGGCGCTGCGCCACGGCGCGTTCTTCGGCATCGGCGCGGTGGTGGCCGCCGGCCTGGTCCCGCCGGCCCGCCGGGCGGGCGCGATCGCCATGATGTTCGCCGGCCTGACCGTCGCCAACGTCCTCGGCGTCCCGTTCGGCACGTTCCTCGGCCAGCACTTCGGCTGGCGGTCGACGTTCTGGGCGATCACCGGCATCGGCGTGCTGGCGTTGGCCGGGCTGGCGCTGCTGGTGCCCGGCCGGGGGCCGGCCACCGACGCCGCCACCGGCGGCGGGCTCCGGGGCGAGCTGCGGGCCTTCACCCGGGCGCAGGTCTGGTTCTCGCTGGTGGTCACCGTGCTCGGCTTCGGCGGCATGTTCGGCGCGTTCACCTACATCGCCTACACGCTGACCGAGGTCAGCGGCTTCGCCACCGGCACCGTGCCGTGGCTGCTGGTGCTCTTCGGCGTCGGTCTGTTCGCCGGCAACCTGGCCGGAGGGCGCGCCGCCGACCGCTCGCTGTCGACCACCCTGGTCACCGTGCTCGCGGTGCTCACGCTGGTGCTGGTCGGCTTCGCGCTCACCGCCGCGAGCCCGGCCCTCACGGTCGTCGCGCTGGTGCTGATGGGCGCGTTCGGCTTCGCCACCGTGCCGCCGCTGCAGATGCGCATCATGCGGTACGCCCACGAGGCGCCCACGCTCGCCTCCGGCGCCAACATCGCCGCGTTCAACCTGGGCAACGCGCTCGGCGCCTGGATCGGCGGCCTCACCATCGGCGCCGGGCTGGGGTTCACCGCCCCGATCTGGGCCGGCGCCGCGCTCACCCTGCTCGGCCTCGCGGTGCTCCTGGTCGCCGAGCGCGCCGCCCGCCACACCCGGCACGACCCCACGCCCGCCCCCCGCGACCTGGCCGGCGCCACCCGCTGA